A single genomic interval of Spirosoma taeanense harbors:
- a CDS encoding cupin domain-containing protein gives MAYQNKTIQNRITGQTIRFIHTAQDTGGQLLEMEALFQPQTVEPAPHYHPRQEENFKILSGELTVRIDGQVKTFRPGDELHIPPKTVHSMWNQSSQRTIVNWQVQPALDTEFFLETATGLANDGKVNAAGRPPLLQVALLANRFSDVFRLEKPSRSVQKVLFLLLTPLAYLNGYRPTYKKYLN, from the coding sequence ATGGCTTATCAGAACAAAACCATTCAGAATCGGATAACCGGACAGACTATCCGATTTATCCATACGGCTCAGGACACCGGCGGGCAACTCCTGGAAATGGAGGCTCTTTTTCAGCCACAGACGGTTGAACCCGCCCCGCACTATCACCCCCGGCAGGAGGAAAACTTCAAAATTCTGTCCGGCGAGCTAACTGTCCGAATTGATGGGCAAGTAAAAACATTCCGGCCGGGCGACGAACTGCATATTCCGCCGAAGACCGTCCATTCAATGTGGAACCAGTCTAGTCAACGAACTATCGTTAACTGGCAGGTGCAGCCGGCGCTGGATACGGAATTTTTTCTTGAAACCGCAACCGGACTGGCTAACGACGGGAAGGTCAACGCAGCCGGCAGACCGCCCCTGTTGCAGGTTGCGTTGCTGGCCAACCGGTTTTCGGACGTATTTCGGCTGGAAAAACCCAGTCGGTCGGTTCAGAAGGTGTTGTTTCTCCTGCTGACCCCGCTGGCTTATCTAAACGGGTACAGGCCAACCTATAAAAAGTACCTGAACTGA
- a CDS encoding RNA polymerase sigma factor, whose protein sequence is MKSSRTDEELVNQFLATHRDEYFNALYQRYHRKVYQSCLRLLNDSDEAQDQTQEIFCKVFTRLSGFRHQSRFSTWLYTLTRNHCFDVQQSRKRSRHHLSLEEVGEMFMGQTTSDEPSLDERWRLAEGALARLPVRDEQLLRVKYLMDKEIATLASEEGVSVSAMKMRLKRARDSAKLLHRLQPVV, encoded by the coding sequence ATGAAGAGCAGCCGTACTGATGAGGAACTTGTAAATCAATTTTTAGCGACCCATCGCGATGAATATTTCAACGCGCTGTATCAGCGCTACCACCGTAAAGTTTACCAGTCCTGTCTGCGGCTGCTGAACGATTCTGACGAAGCGCAGGATCAGACTCAGGAGATATTCTGCAAAGTCTTTACGCGTCTGTCGGGTTTCCGCCATCAGTCCAGGTTTTCCACCTGGTTATATACGCTCACCCGCAATCACTGTTTCGATGTCCAGCAGTCGAGAAAGCGTTCACGCCATCATCTGTCGCTGGAAGAAGTAGGAGAGATGTTCATGGGGCAAACTACGTCTGACGAACCCTCGCTGGACGAACGCTGGCGCTTAGCCGAAGGAGCGTTGGCCCGCCTGCCCGTCCGTGATGAGCAGCTTCTGCGGGTCAAATACCTGATGGATAAAGAGATTGCAACGCTGGCCAGCGAGGAGGGAGTTAGCGTGAGTGCTATGAAGATGCGGCTAAAACGCGCCCGCGATTCGGCTAAATTACTTCATCGGCTCCAGCCCGTCGTGTAA